One Janthinobacterium sp. TB1-E2 genomic region harbors:
- a CDS encoding HAD family hydrolase yields the protein MSLAPVKPAVPPKAILFDLDDTLWPIAPVIAAAETLLHDWLATHAPKVAQQFSIEVLRQHRLAMLNEQPHFHGNLIELRRAGLLTAFEATGEDPALVDGAIAQFLAARHRVQPYDDVLPGLAWMGQRMLVGSISNGNADLEIIGLAQHFKVSIAASDFGVAKPDASIFLAGCAALGVAPHEAVYVGDDLYFDVTGAQGAGMRAVWMNRKGSDAHLAAGVQPDAICANFDELLLWLQGQLED from the coding sequence ATGTCCCTTGCTCCTGTAAAACCTGCCGTGCCGCCCAAGGCCATCCTGTTCGACCTCGACGATACTCTGTGGCCCATCGCGCCCGTGATTGCCGCCGCCGAAACCCTGCTGCACGACTGGCTGGCCACGCATGCGCCCAAGGTGGCGCAGCAGTTTTCCATCGAGGTGCTGCGCCAGCACCGCCTGGCCATGCTCAATGAACAACCGCATTTTCATGGCAACCTGATCGAGTTGCGCCGCGCGGGCTTGCTGACCGCCTTCGAGGCCACCGGCGAGGATCCCGCCCTGGTCGATGGCGCCATCGCGCAGTTCCTGGCGGCGCGCCATCGCGTCCAGCCGTATGACGACGTCTTGCCTGGCCTGGCCTGGATGGGCCAGCGCATGCTGGTCGGCTCCATTTCGAATGGCAATGCGGACCTTGAAATTATCGGCCTGGCGCAGCATTTCAAGGTATCGATCGCCGCCAGCGATTTCGGCGTCGCCAAGCCTGACGCCAGCATTTTCCTGGCCGGTTGCGCCGCGCTGGGCGTGGCGCCCCATGAGGCCGTGTATGTCGGCGACGATCTGTATTTCGATGTGACGGGGGCGCAAGGGGCGGGCATGCGTGCCGTGTGGATGAACCGCAAGGGCAGCGACGCCCACCTGGCCGCCGGCGTGCAGCCCGACGCCATCTGCGCCAACTTTGATGAATTGCTGCTGTGGCTGCAGGGGCAACTGGAAGATTGA
- the fur gene encoding ferric iron uptake transcriptional regulator → MSNNPSDLKASGLKATLPRLKILDIFQSSPVRHLTAEDVYKILLADNMDVGLATVYRVLTQFEQAGLLNRNHFETGKAIFELNEGSHHDHLVCLDCGRVEEFFDEEIEIRQQKVAEERGFKIAEHALAIYGNCTKTACPHKTA, encoded by the coding sequence ATGAGTAACAATCCTAGTGATCTCAAGGCAAGCGGCCTGAAAGCCACCCTGCCACGGCTGAAGATACTCGATATCTTCCAGAGTAGCCCGGTACGCCACCTGACGGCGGAAGACGTCTACAAGATTCTGCTGGCCGACAATATGGATGTCGGTTTGGCAACTGTCTACCGCGTCCTGACCCAATTCGAACAGGCAGGCTTGCTCAACCGCAACCATTTTGAAACCGGCAAGGCGATTTTCGAACTCAACGAAGGCTCCCACCACGACCACCTGGTGTGCCTCGACTGTGGCCGGGTTGAAGAATTCTTCGACGAAGAAATCGAAATCCGCCAGCAAAAAGTGGCCGAAGAGCGCGGCTTCAAGATCGCCGAACACGCGCTGGCCATCTACGGCAACTGCACCAAGACGGCTTGCCCGCACAAAACCGCCTGA
- the hrcA gene encoding heat-inducible transcriptional repressor HrcA produces the protein MQLDTRAQTLLKALVERYIADGLPVGSRALSKISGLDLSPATIRNIMADLEELGYVSSPHTSAGRIPTPRGYRIFVDTLLTVRHLDEHLVESRMRLQTPQPQKTIANAAQMLSSLSQFAGVVLSPRRESVFQQIEFLRLSEKRILLVIVAPGGDVQNRLLLTEADYTPAQLVQSANYINQNYGGLSFDAVRVRLQGELRQLRDDMGSLMQAAVEAGSEAMADHSDDMVISGERNLLSVSDLSSNMHSLRQMFDMFEQKTGLMQLLDVSSKATGVQIFIGGESNLVPMDEMSVVTAPYEVNGKIVGTLGVIGPTRMAYERVIPIVDITAKLLSSALSHH, from the coding sequence ATGCAACTCGATACACGTGCCCAAACACTGCTGAAAGCCCTGGTCGAGCGATATATCGCCGACGGCCTGCCGGTCGGTTCGCGCGCCTTGTCGAAAATTTCCGGCCTCGACCTGTCGCCAGCCACGATCCGCAACATCATGGCCGATCTGGAAGAGCTCGGTTATGTGTCCAGTCCGCATACCTCGGCCGGACGCATCCCCACGCCGCGCGGCTACCGCATCTTTGTCGACACCTTGCTGACTGTCCGGCATCTGGATGAGCATCTGGTGGAGTCGCGCATGCGCCTGCAGACGCCGCAGCCGCAAAAAACCATCGCCAACGCGGCGCAGATGCTGTCGTCGCTGTCGCAGTTTGCCGGCGTCGTGCTCAGCCCGCGCCGCGAATCCGTGTTCCAGCAAATCGAATTCCTGCGCCTGTCCGAAAAACGCATCCTGCTCGTCATCGTCGCGCCTGGCGGCGACGTGCAGAACCGTTTATTGCTGACGGAGGCCGACTATACGCCGGCGCAACTGGTGCAATCGGCCAATTACATCAACCAGAATTATGGCGGCCTGTCGTTCGACGCCGTGCGCGTGCGCCTGCAGGGCGAGCTGCGCCAGTTGCGCGACGACATGGGCAGCCTGATGCAGGCGGCCGTGGAAGCGGGCAGCGAAGCGATGGCCGACCATAGCGACGACATGGTGATTTCCGGCGAGCGCAACTTGCTCAGCGTGAGCGATCTGTCATCGAATATGCATTCGCTGCGCCAGATGTTCGACATGTTCGAGCAAAAAACGGGCTTGATGCAGCTGCTCGACGTGTCGAGCAAGGCGACGGGCGTGCAGATTTTCATCGGCGGCGAATCGAACCTGGTGCCGATGGATGAAATGAGCGTGGTGACGGCGCCGTATGAAGTCAACGGCAAGATCGTGGGAACGTTGGGAGTGATCGGACCGACGCGCATGGCTTACGAGCGCGTCATCCCGATTGTCGATATCACGGCCAAGTTGCTGTCAAGCGCGCTCAGCCATCATTGA
- a CDS encoding enoyl-CoA hydratase/isomerase family protein — MAEILAESTLIDTVKIEERDCPGGMKLGVITLDAPKSLHALTLDMIRAIDGALVRWASDDAIACVVLHSSTDKAFCAGGDVRSLRSAVAEQPGIVPNPQALAFFAEEYRLDHRIHTYVKPLLVWGGGIVMGGGLGLMAGASHRVVTENTRIAMPEITIGLFPDVGGSWFLGRMPGRSGLFLGLTGAPMNAADALFTGLGDYFLRQEERAMVLDALALAQWQASPQANSEQLDRLLRGFSAPASMLPVSEVRANFDAIAALTQAPTLPEVVAAIAAYDGDSAWLQKAAHSLAKGAPSSAALVWAMRDRTRHMSLAQVFQLELIVAVQCCAHADFSEGVRALLIDKDNAPQWQPASLADVSATHLDEYFAAPWTQHPLADLPI; from the coding sequence ATGGCTGAAATCTTGGCTGAAAGCACCCTGATTGATACGGTGAAGATCGAGGAGCGCGATTGTCCCGGCGGCATGAAGCTGGGCGTCATCACCCTCGATGCGCCCAAATCCCTGCATGCATTGACCCTGGACATGATACGCGCCATCGATGGCGCCCTCGTGCGCTGGGCCAGTGACGACGCCATCGCCTGCGTGGTGCTGCACTCGTCGACCGACAAGGCCTTTTGCGCGGGCGGCGACGTGCGCAGTTTGCGCTCGGCCGTTGCCGAGCAGCCAGGTATCGTGCCGAACCCGCAGGCGCTGGCCTTCTTTGCCGAGGAATACCGGCTCGACCACCGCATCCATACGTACGTGAAACCGCTGCTGGTGTGGGGCGGCGGCATCGTCATGGGTGGCGGCCTGGGCCTGATGGCGGGCGCCAGCCACCGTGTCGTAACGGAAAATACGCGCATCGCCATGCCGGAAATCACGATCGGCCTGTTCCCGGACGTGGGCGGCAGCTGGTTCCTGGGCCGCATGCCGGGGCGCAGCGGCCTGTTCCTGGGCTTGACGGGCGCGCCGATGAACGCGGCCGACGCCCTGTTCACAGGGCTCGGCGACTATTTCCTGCGCCAGGAAGAGCGCGCCATGGTGCTCGACGCTCTTGCGCTGGCGCAATGGCAAGCCAGCCCGCAGGCAAACAGCGAGCAGCTGGACCGCTTGCTGCGCGGTTTCTCGGCGCCAGCCTCCATGCTGCCCGTCTCCGAAGTGCGCGCCAACTTCGACGCCATCGCCGCGCTGACGCAAGCGCCCACCTTGCCCGAAGTGGTGGCCGCCATTGCCGCGTATGACGGCGATTCGGCCTGGCTGCAAAAGGCGGCCCATTCGCTGGCCAAGGGCGCGCCCAGTTCCGCCGCTTTGGTCTGGGCCATGCGCGACCGCACACGCCACATGAGCTTGGCGCAAGTGTTCCAGCTGGAATTGATCGTGGCCGTGCAATGCTGCGCCCATGCGGATTTCAGCGAAGGCGTGCGCGCCTTGCTGATCGACAAGGACAACGCGCCGCAGTGGCAGCCGGCCAGTCTGGCCGACGTCAGCGCAACGCATCTGGACGAATATTTTGCCGCGCCGTGGACACAGCATCCATTGGCCGATTTACCCATTTAA
- a CDS encoding enoyl-CoA hydratase, translated as MSKVYTNLLLERRGHTALVTLDNPPAHTWTLASLNGLTQLVADLNADPDVYALVITGGGAKFFSAGADLNVFADGNKDTAFAMAAAFGEAFEALSAFRGVSIAAINGYAMGGGLECALACDIRIAEEHAQMALPEASVGLLPCAGGTQHLPWLVGEGWAKRMILCGERVDAAKALAIGLVEEVVPTGKAAATALALAAKVARQSPSSVTACKTLIQGARSHPLVNSLPDERTLFLGLFDTQDQKEGVQAFLEKRPAEWRNG; from the coding sequence ATGAGCAAAGTGTATACAAATTTACTGCTGGAACGCCGTGGCCACACGGCCCTGGTGACCCTCGATAATCCTCCGGCCCACACGTGGACCCTGGCCAGCCTGAACGGGCTGACGCAGCTGGTGGCCGACCTGAATGCCGACCCGGACGTGTATGCGCTCGTGATTACGGGCGGCGGCGCCAAGTTCTTCTCGGCTGGCGCCGACTTGAACGTGTTTGCCGATGGTAACAAGGACACAGCGTTTGCCATGGCCGCCGCGTTTGGCGAGGCGTTCGAGGCATTGTCCGCGTTTCGCGGCGTCAGCATCGCCGCCATCAATGGCTATGCCATGGGCGGCGGGCTCGAATGCGCGCTGGCCTGCGACATCCGTATCGCGGAAGAACACGCGCAGATGGCCTTGCCGGAAGCATCGGTCGGCCTGCTGCCGTGTGCGGGCGGCACGCAGCATTTGCCATGGCTGGTGGGCGAAGGCTGGGCCAAGCGCATGATACTGTGCGGCGAGCGGGTCGATGCGGCCAAGGCCCTGGCTATCGGCCTCGTCGAGGAGGTCGTGCCAACCGGCAAGGCTGCCGCCACGGCGCTGGCCCTGGCCGCCAAAGTGGCGCGCCAGAGCCCCAGCAGCGTGACGGCGTGCAAGACCCTGATCCAGGGCGCGCGCAGCCATCCATTGGTCAACTCCTTGCCCGACGAACGCACCCTGTTCCTGGGCCTGTTCGATACGCAAGACCAGAAAGAGGGCGTGCAAGCGTTCCTGGAAAAACGTCCGGCGGAGTGGCGCAATGGCTGA
- the mmsB gene encoding 3-hydroxyisobutyrate dehydrogenase, with the protein MQHIAFIGLGNMGAPMARNLVAAGFHVSVFDLAPAAVASLVEAGATAAASASAAVQTADAVITMLPANKHVQELYLAAGGVLDSAKPGALFIDCSTIAADVARQVAQAASERGFAMIDAPVSGGTAGAAAGTLTFIVGGSEAALQQARPLLEKMGKNIFHAGEAGAGQVAKICNNMLLGILMAGTAEALNLGVAHGLDPKVLSDIMAKSSGRNWTLEVYNPWPGVMDGTPASRNYTGGFGTALMLKDLGLAQQSALSANAPTPLGGLVRQLYQMHAQAGYAQQDFSSIVQMLQPDLNKPA; encoded by the coding sequence ATGCAACATATCGCTTTCATCGGCCTGGGCAACATGGGCGCGCCGATGGCCCGCAACCTGGTGGCCGCCGGCTTCCACGTGTCCGTCTTCGACTTGGCGCCAGCAGCCGTCGCATCCCTCGTTGAAGCGGGCGCCACGGCGGCTGCTTCCGCCAGCGCGGCCGTACAGACGGCTGACGCCGTCATCACCATGCTGCCAGCTAACAAGCACGTGCAGGAGCTGTACCTAGCGGCTGGCGGCGTGCTCGATTCCGCCAAGCCCGGCGCCCTGTTCATCGATTGCAGCACCATCGCGGCCGACGTGGCACGGCAAGTGGCGCAGGCGGCCAGCGAGCGGGGCTTTGCCATGATCGATGCGCCCGTCTCGGGCGGCACGGCGGGCGCGGCGGCCGGCACCCTGACGTTCATCGTCGGCGGCAGCGAAGCGGCCTTGCAGCAGGCGCGTCCATTACTGGAAAAGATGGGCAAGAACATCTTCCATGCGGGCGAGGCGGGTGCGGGCCAGGTAGCGAAGATTTGCAACAACATGCTGCTGGGTATCTTGATGGCCGGTACGGCCGAGGCGCTGAACCTCGGCGTGGCGCATGGCCTCGATCCGAAAGTCTTGTCCGACATCATGGCCAAGAGTTCGGGCCGCAACTGGACCCTGGAAGTGTACAACCCGTGGCCCGGTGTCATGGACGGCACGCCCGCGTCGCGCAATTACACGGGTGGCTTCGGCACGGCGCTGATGCTGAAAGACCTGGGCCTGGCGCAGCAGTCGGCCCTGTCGGCAAACGCGCCCACGCCGTTGGGCGGGCTGGTGCGCCAGTTGTACCAGATGCATGCGCAAGCCGGTTATGCGCAGCAGGATTTCTCCAGCATCGTGCAAATGCTGCAGCCGGACTTGAATAAACCCGCTTGA